A genomic region of Herbaspirillum sp. DW155 contains the following coding sequences:
- a CDS encoding methyl-accepting chemotaxis protein — MFSKLTIRARLIFVIGFLALMLVASGILGLVGLRSTNAQMRSLYEDRLVAFSQLERMSAALDAARNGISTSIVGDSGDIDANMDKIEKAIKANDAVLKQYQETQLTGEERALLDKLVPQRQKFVAEGIKPAADALRNRDFQGAIEVYGGVMLKLYTEAHATLAQLMDLQRRVGRELHEEAQQRYQTLLVVMGVAMAAGLVVALLMGVLLVRAISRPLRRAVTVAQAVAAGDLTQQIEVHSQDETGQLMQALQQMNENLQNIVGQVRQSTDTIATASSEIAHGNLDLSSRTEQQAGALEETASAMEQLTSTVRHNADNAQQAKELAQSASQVAVRGGEVVRQVVDTMSSINQSSGKIVDIISVIDGIAFQTNILALNAAVEAARAGEQGRGFAVVASEVRSLAQRSASAAKEIKVLIDDSVTRVGSGSALVAQAGETIDEVVKRVQRVSEVVTEISAAGQEQSQGIEEVNNAITQMDETTQQNAALVEQAAAAAQSMQEQASRLSEAVSVFRLGRTVGLAAAPGLTTPASVSLPGKGGLLLH; from the coding sequence ATGTTCAGCAAATTAACCATCAGGGCCCGCCTGATTTTCGTCATCGGTTTTCTCGCCTTGATGCTGGTGGCCTCGGGCATATTGGGTCTGGTCGGCCTGCGCTCGACCAATGCGCAGATGCGTTCGCTTTACGAAGACCGGCTGGTCGCCTTCTCCCAGCTGGAGCGCATGTCGGCAGCGCTGGATGCGGCCCGCAATGGCATCTCCACCTCCATCGTGGGCGACTCCGGCGACATCGATGCCAACATGGACAAGATCGAAAAAGCCATCAAGGCCAACGATGCCGTCCTCAAGCAATATCAGGAGACCCAGCTCACCGGCGAGGAGCGTGCGCTGCTCGACAAGCTGGTTCCGCAGCGCCAGAAGTTCGTCGCCGAAGGCATCAAGCCCGCTGCCGATGCCTTGCGCAACCGCGATTTCCAGGGGGCGATCGAAGTGTATGGCGGTGTCATGCTCAAGCTCTACACCGAGGCGCATGCCACCCTGGCGCAATTGATGGATTTGCAGCGCCGGGTCGGGCGCGAGTTGCATGAAGAGGCGCAGCAGCGTTACCAGACCTTGCTGGTGGTGATGGGCGTGGCCATGGCGGCCGGCCTGGTGGTGGCGCTGCTGATGGGCGTTCTGTTGGTGCGCGCCATTTCGCGGCCGCTGCGGCGCGCGGTCACGGTGGCCCAGGCGGTAGCCGCAGGCGACCTGACCCAGCAGATCGAAGTACACAGCCAGGATGAAACCGGCCAGTTGATGCAGGCGCTGCAGCAGATGAATGAGAACCTGCAGAATATCGTGGGCCAGGTGCGCCAGAGCACGGACACCATTGCCACCGCGTCCAGCGAGATTGCGCATGGCAATCTCGACCTCTCTTCGCGCACCGAGCAGCAGGCCGGTGCGCTCGAAGAAACCGCCTCGGCCATGGAGCAACTGACCTCCACCGTCCGTCACAATGCCGACAATGCGCAGCAAGCCAAGGAACTGGCGCAATCGGCCTCCCAGGTAGCGGTGCGCGGCGGGGAAGTGGTGCGTCAGGTGGTCGATACCATGAGTTCCATCAACCAGTCCTCCGGCAAGATCGTCGACATCATCAGCGTGATCGATGGCATCGCCTTCCAGACCAACATCCTCGCTCTGAATGCCGCCGTGGAAGCGGCGCGCGCCGGCGAGCAGGGGCGCGGTTTTGCGGTAGTTGCCTCGGAAGTGCGTTCACTGGCCCAGCGCTCGGCCTCGGCAGCCAAGGAAATCAAGGTGCTGATCGATGATTCGGTCACGCGCGTGGGCAGTGGCAGCGCGCTGGTGGCGCAGGCCGGAGAGACCATCGACGAAGTGGTCAAGCGGGTGCAGCGCGTGAGTGAAGTGGTGACCGAGATCAGCGCCGCCGGTCAGGAGCAGAGCCAGGGCATCGAAGAAGTCAACAATGCCATCACGCAGATGGATGAAACCACGCAGCAGAATGCCGCGCTGGTGGAACAGGCGGCCGCTGCTGCGCAGTCGATGCAGGAGCAGGCCTCGCGTCTGTCGGAGGCGGTCAGTGTGTTCCGGCTCGGCCGCACCGTTGGACTGGCAGCAGCACCGGGCCTGACCACGCCGGCATCGGTTTCCTTGCCAGGCAAGGGCGGCTTGCTGCTGCATTGA
- a CDS encoding cation:proton antiporter has product MFSGLELTLFLLAAAVLGVVAFRMMQLPPMLGYLVVGIIIGPHGLAFAEDNETTHALAEFGVVFLMFSIGLEFSLSKLSAMRHIVFGLGVAQVATTIAATMLLAWGAAMVLPQLINVSWQAAFALGGALTMSSTAIVSKLLTERLELETEHGRRILGVLLFQDLALVPLLIVVPALANNSGNIMVTLGWAVGKALVVLALLLFFGSKLMRGWFRIVVKRRSQELFMLNLLLITLGAAWITEKAGLSLALGAFIAGMLISETEFKHQVEEDIKSFRDVLLGLFFITIGMLLNVRTLVDHWFLVLVLLTGPVLLKFGLIAALARLFGSSTGVALRVGLGLAQAGEFGFVLLSQAGGLKLVDPMLIQVILAAMVLSMLATPFILAQSDAIVMKLSANEWMLQSLALTQLATRTMGVQKHVIIAGFGRSGQSLARLLEEEGIAYHALEMDPELVQDARNGGANVSYGDAARRESLVAAGIHRAAALVVTYASTPSALKVLHHAHELEPELPVIVRSHDDADLEKLLAAGATEVVPEALEGSLMLASHALVMLGVPLRRVVHRVQDARDERYASLRGYFHGMSDAEADGVGMNVRLQSVTLIGGASALGHTLAEIDLPSHCGAEIAMLRRGKQRLDAPEETVLMAGDIVVLRGSSESILRAEKRLLSK; this is encoded by the coding sequence ATGTTTTCCGGACTGGAACTGACTCTTTTCCTTCTGGCTGCGGCGGTACTGGGCGTGGTCGCCTTCCGCATGATGCAGTTGCCGCCCATGCTGGGCTACCTGGTGGTGGGCATCATCATCGGCCCGCACGGCCTGGCGTTTGCCGAGGACAACGAAACCACCCATGCCCTGGCCGAGTTCGGCGTGGTGTTCCTGATGTTTTCGATCGGGCTGGAATTTTCGCTTTCCAAGCTCTCGGCCATGCGCCACATCGTCTTCGGACTGGGCGTGGCGCAGGTGGCCACGACCATTGCCGCCACCATGCTGCTGGCCTGGGGCGCGGCCATGGTGCTGCCGCAATTGATCAACGTGAGCTGGCAGGCGGCCTTCGCGCTGGGCGGCGCACTCACCATGTCTTCCACGGCCATCGTCTCCAAGCTGCTCACCGAACGGCTAGAACTGGAAACCGAACACGGCCGCCGTATCCTCGGCGTGCTGCTGTTTCAGGATCTGGCCCTGGTGCCCTTGCTGATCGTAGTGCCTGCGCTGGCCAACAATTCCGGCAACATCATGGTCACGCTGGGCTGGGCCGTGGGCAAGGCGCTGGTGGTGCTGGCGCTGTTGCTGTTCTTCGGCAGCAAGCTCATGCGCGGCTGGTTCCGTATCGTGGTCAAGCGCCGCTCGCAGGAACTGTTCATGTTGAACCTGCTGCTCATCACCCTGGGCGCGGCGTGGATCACCGAGAAGGCCGGCCTGTCGCTGGCCCTGGGCGCCTTCATCGCCGGCATGCTCATTTCCGAGACCGAGTTCAAGCATCAGGTGGAAGAAGACATCAAATCCTTCCGCGACGTGCTGCTGGGTCTGTTCTTCATCACCATCGGCATGCTGCTCAATGTGCGTACGCTGGTGGATCACTGGTTCCTGGTGCTGGTCTTGCTGACCGGTCCGGTGCTGCTCAAGTTCGGCCTCATCGCCGCCCTGGCGCGCCTGTTTGGTTCCAGCACCGGCGTGGCATTGCGGGTGGGTCTGGGGCTGGCGCAGGCGGGCGAGTTCGGCTTCGTGCTGCTGAGCCAGGCCGGTGGCCTCAAGCTGGTCGATCCGATGTTGATTCAGGTGATCCTGGCGGCGATGGTGCTGTCGATGCTGGCCACGCCCTTCATCCTGGCCCAGTCCGATGCCATTGTCATGAAACTCTCTGCCAATGAATGGATGCTGCAATCGCTGGCGCTGACCCAGTTGGCCACCCGCACCATGGGTGTGCAGAAGCACGTGATCATCGCCGGCTTCGGCCGCAGCGGCCAGAGCCTGGCGCGTCTGCTGGAAGAGGAGGGCATCGCCTACCACGCGCTGGAGATGGATCCGGAACTGGTGCAGGACGCCCGCAATGGGGGCGCCAACGTCTCCTATGGCGATGCCGCCCGGCGCGAGAGCCTGGTGGCCGCCGGCATTCATCGCGCCGCCGCGCTGGTGGTGACTTATGCCAGCACCCCCTCCGCCTTGAAGGTTCTGCATCACGCGCATGAACTGGAACCGGAACTGCCGGTGATCGTGCGCAGCCACGACGATGCCGATCTGGAAAAGCTGCTCGCAGCCGGCGCTACCGAAGTCGTGCCCGAAGCGCTCGAAGGCAGCCTCATGCTGGCCTCGCACGCGCTGGTGATGCTGGGCGTGCCGCTGCGCCGCGTGGTTCACCGGGTGCAGGATGCACGCGATGAGCGCTATGCCTCGCTGCGCGGTTACTTCCACGGTATGTCGGATGCCGAAGCCGATGGCGTGGGCATGAACGTGCGCCTGCAATCGGTGACCCTGATCGGGGGCGCCAGCGCGCTCGGCCATACCCTGGCCGAGATCGACCTGCCCTCGCATTGCGGTGCCGAGATCGCCATGCTGCGGCGTGGCAAGCAGCGTCTTGACGCGCCCGAAGAGACCGTGCTCATGGCCGGTGACATCGTGGTGTTGCGCGGAAGTTCGGAAAGCATCCTGCGCGCCGAAAAGCGCCTGCTCAGCAAATAG
- a CDS encoding KpsF/GutQ family sugar-phosphate isomerase, with protein MSVTDDKTTSASFSAGAARRAIALARQTLQIEADAILALKERLSDDSAEPLAQAVQALLQCEGRAVVSGIGKSGHIGRKIAATLASTGTPALFMHPAEAAHGDLGMVTARDVFIAISNSGETAELLAIVPIIKRMGTVIIAMTGNDNSSLARLAAVHLNVGVAKEACTLNLAPTASTTATLAMGDALAVSLLDARGFVEEDFARSHPGGALGRRLLTHVRDVMRSGEAIPAVRPDVSLSAALMEITRKGMAMTAVVDEQFRPIGVFTDGDLRRLLERGQDFGKFSIAEVMHAHPQTVGQDQLAVDAVQLMEQFRINQLLVTDAAGVLTGALHIHDLTRAKVI; from the coding sequence ATGAGTGTAACCGATGACAAAACTACGTCTGCATCTTTTTCGGCCGGGGCTGCCCGCCGTGCCATCGCCCTGGCACGCCAGACCCTGCAGATCGAAGCCGATGCCATCCTGGCGCTGAAAGAGCGCCTCAGCGACGACAGCGCAGAGCCGCTGGCCCAGGCCGTGCAGGCTTTGCTGCAATGCGAGGGACGCGCGGTGGTCTCGGGCATTGGCAAGTCTGGCCACATCGGCCGCAAGATCGCCGCCACCCTGGCTTCCACCGGCACGCCGGCGCTGTTCATGCATCCGGCCGAAGCCGCGCACGGCGACCTGGGCATGGTGACGGCGCGCGACGTCTTCATCGCCATCTCCAATTCCGGCGAAACGGCCGAGCTGCTGGCCATCGTTCCCATCATCAAGCGCATGGGCACGGTCATCATCGCCATGACCGGCAATGACAACTCTTCACTGGCCAGGCTGGCTGCGGTGCACCTCAACGTGGGCGTGGCCAAGGAAGCCTGTACCCTCAACCTGGCGCCGACGGCCAGCACCACCGCCACGCTGGCCATGGGCGATGCCCTGGCGGTGTCGCTGCTGGATGCGCGCGGTTTCGTCGAGGAAGATTTTGCGCGCTCTCATCCCGGTGGCGCCCTGGGCCGCCGCCTGCTGACCCACGTGCGCGACGTCATGCGCAGTGGCGAGGCCATTCCTGCCGTGCGTCCGGATGTGTCGCTATCGGCCGCGCTGATGGAAATCACCCGCAAGGGCATGGCCATGACCGCCGTGGTGGACGAGCAATTCCGCCCCATCGGGGTTTTCACCGATGGCGACCTGCGCCGCCTGCTGGAGCGTGGCCAGGACTTTGGCAAGTTCAGCATTGCCGAAGTCATGCATGCTCATCCGCAAACCGTTGGTCAGGACCAGCTGGCGGTCGATGCCGTACAGCTGATGGAACAGTTCCGCATCAACCAGCTGCTGGTCACCGATGCGGCCGGCGTGCTTACGGGCGCGCTGCACATCCACGACCTCACCCGCGCCAAGGTGATCTGA
- a CDS encoding HAD family hydrolase yields the protein MNAPAFASTLPAAALAKAAAVRLMIFDVDGVLTDGGLFYGEDGEVFKRFNALDGHGIKMMQQYGTAAAIITARQSPYVVRRARDLGIAHVFQGVHDKRQAFEQLLQQVQLTPAACGYLGDDIIDLPVLTRVGFKACVANGHREVKARCDYVTQASGGHGAVREICDLVLAAQHNYEAALAPYLA from the coding sequence ATGAACGCGCCAGCTTTTGCCAGCACCCTGCCCGCTGCCGCGCTCGCCAAGGCAGCCGCCGTGCGCCTGATGATCTTCGATGTGGATGGCGTGCTCACCGACGGCGGCCTGTTCTACGGCGAAGACGGGGAAGTCTTCAAACGCTTCAATGCGCTGGACGGCCACGGTATCAAGATGATGCAGCAATACGGCACGGCCGCGGCCATCATCACTGCACGCCAGTCGCCCTATGTCGTGCGCCGTGCCCGCGACCTGGGCATTGCGCACGTGTTCCAGGGCGTGCACGACAAGCGCCAGGCCTTCGAACAACTGTTGCAGCAGGTTCAGCTCACGCCAGCGGCCTGCGGCTATCTGGGCGACGACATCATCGACCTGCCGGTGCTGACCCGCGTGGGCTTCAAGGCGTGTGTGGCCAATGGTCATCGTGAAGTGAAGGCGCGCTGCGATTACGTGACCCAGGCCAGCGGCGGCCATGGCGCCGTGCGTGAAATCTGCGACCTGGTGCTGGCGGCGCAACACAACTACGAGGCGGCGCTGGCGCCGTACCTGGCATGA
- the lptC gene encoding LPS export ABC transporter periplasmic protein LptC, whose protein sequence is MSGRSGERNAERIRLAVILVILIGAALGSFWVMQAMRAAGDQQPAQRPRGKPDYYLENFNYVKMGPTGLPRYDVSGVKMVHFPSDDSFEITKPVVHNLDQNQAPMELYSDTARVTDDQTKIHMYGNANAIRSPYKGREEMHLVSEYLLLLPDDEIVKTDKPVAMTMGTTRLNGVGMVANNATQVVQLFGNVRGYYEPTPKKR, encoded by the coding sequence ATGAGCGGGCGCAGCGGCGAGCGCAATGCCGAGCGCATCCGTCTGGCCGTGATCCTGGTGATCCTGATCGGCGCAGCGCTGGGCAGCTTCTGGGTGATGCAAGCCATGCGCGCGGCCGGCGACCAGCAACCGGCACAGCGCCCACGCGGCAAACCCGACTACTACCTGGAAAACTTCAACTACGTGAAGATGGGCCCCACCGGCCTGCCGCGCTATGACGTCTCCGGGGTCAAGATGGTGCACTTCCCCAGTGACGACTCCTTCGAAATCACCAAACCGGTGGTGCACAACCTGGACCAGAACCAGGCGCCCATGGAGCTTTATTCGGACACCGCGCGCGTGACCGATGACCAGACCAAGATTCACATGTACGGCAACGCCAATGCCATCCGCTCCCCCTACAAGGGCCGCGAGGAAATGCACCTGGTCTCGGAATACCTTCTGCTGTTGCCTGACGATGAAATCGTCAAGACCGACAAGCCGGTGGCCATGACCATGGGCACCACGCGCCTGAACGGCGTAGGCATGGTGGCCAACAACGCGACCCAGGTGGTGCAGCTCTTCGGCAATGTACGCGGCTATTACGAGCCCACCCCCAAGAAACGCTAA
- the lptA gene encoding lipopolysaccharide transport periplasmic protein LptA, which yields MKRSLLLPMLMLAAVCGVANAEKADSTKPTNIEADQMVYDDVRQVKTFTGNVVMTRGTLIIKAGRVVLTTDQYGYENAVLYAAPGSLANFRQKRDGGPNLWIEGQAERIEYSEQTEVSKLFQRAHIQRMDGDRITDEVNGEFISYDSRAEFYSVNNTASGESKPGAGRITAVIQPKNPPPDGTATPAQPAAKTTPAQPAPRRQSGKDQ from the coding sequence ATGAAACGCTCACTCTTACTGCCCATGCTGATGCTGGCTGCCGTGTGCGGCGTGGCCAACGCCGAGAAGGCGGACTCCACCAAGCCCACCAACATCGAGGCAGACCAGATGGTCTATGACGACGTGCGCCAGGTGAAGACCTTCACCGGCAACGTGGTCATGACCCGCGGCACTCTCATCATCAAGGCCGGCCGGGTGGTATTGACGACCGACCAGTACGGTTATGAAAACGCAGTGCTGTACGCGGCTCCGGGTTCGCTGGCCAACTTCCGCCAGAAGCGCGACGGCGGTCCCAACCTGTGGATCGAAGGCCAGGCCGAGCGTATCGAATATTCGGAGCAGACCGAAGTTTCCAAGCTGTTCCAGCGCGCGCACATCCAGCGCATGGATGGTGATCGCATCACCGATGAAGTCAACGGCGAGTTCATTTCCTATGACAGCCGCGCCGAATTCTATTCGGTCAACAACACCGCCAGCGGCGAAAGCAAGCCCGGCGCAGGCCGCATCACGGCCGTGATCCAGCCCAAGAATCCACCGCCGGATGGCACCGCCACACCGGCCCAGCCGGCCGCCAAGACCACGCCGGCGCAGCCTGCGCCGCGTCGCCAGAGCGGAAAGGACCAGTAA